In Nostoc sp. GT001, a genomic segment contains:
- a CDS encoding glycosyltransferase family 4 protein, translating into MKIAQLAPLWERVPPPAYGGIELVVGLLTDELVRRGHEVTLFASGDSISLAKLTSVHPRALRLDPTIKDYGIYEMLNLASVYERAEEFDIIHSHIGHGALAYANLVKTPTVHTLHGIFTPDNEKMFSFGKKQPYINISDAQREPRLGLNYVATVYNGIDVSSYEFHSQPEAPPYLAFLGRMSPEKGAHLAIEIAKETGWHLKMAGKIDVVDVEYFEKEIKPHIDGEQIEYLGEANHAQKNALMGGAVATLFPITWREPFGLVMVESMASGTPVIAMKLGSTEEVISHGKTGFLCNNIQECISAIDRVIELDRYACRQYVENLFSVEHMTDGYEAVYQQIIAERFSQNGRYRSLVDLAS; encoded by the coding sequence ATGAAAATTGCTCAATTAGCTCCACTGTGGGAGAGAGTTCCGCCTCCAGCTTATGGTGGCATAGAGTTAGTAGTAGGGTTACTGACCGATGAGTTAGTCCGACGCGGACATGAAGTAACTTTATTTGCATCGGGAGATTCTATTAGTCTAGCAAAACTAACTTCAGTTCATCCCCGCGCTCTCAGACTCGATCCTACTATCAAAGATTACGGCATTTACGAGATGCTGAATCTAGCTTCGGTGTACGAACGCGCAGAAGAGTTTGATATTATTCACTCCCATATCGGACATGGGGCGTTGGCTTACGCAAATCTGGTAAAAACTCCTACGGTTCACACGTTGCACGGTATTTTTACTCCTGACAACGAAAAGATGTTTAGTTTTGGTAAAAAACAACCCTACATCAATATTTCTGATGCACAACGAGAACCACGGTTAGGATTGAACTATGTAGCGACGGTTTACAACGGGATTGATGTCAGCAGTTATGAGTTTCACTCCCAACCAGAAGCTCCTCCTTACTTAGCGTTTTTAGGTCGGATGTCTCCAGAGAAGGGAGCGCACTTAGCTATAGAAATTGCCAAAGAAACTGGTTGGCATTTAAAAATGGCAGGTAAGATTGATGTCGTTGATGTGGAATACTTTGAGAAGGAAATTAAACCACATATTGACGGAGAGCAAATTGAGTATCTGGGTGAAGCTAACCATGCTCAAAAAAATGCCCTAATGGGAGGTGCAGTAGCAACTCTATTCCCCATCACTTGGCGGGAACCATTTGGATTGGTGATGGTAGAGTCAATGGCTTCTGGTACGCCAGTGATTGCGATGAAATTGGGGTCTACTGAAGAGGTAATTTCTCACGGCAAGACGGGTTTCCTCTGCAATAATATTCAAGAGTGCATCAGTGCCATCGATCGCGTCATCGAGTTAGACCGTTATGCTTGTCGTCAGTATGTCGAAAACCTTTTCAGCGTTGAACACATGACCGATGGCTATGAAGCGGTTTATCAACAAATAATCGCAGAACGATTTTCTCAGAATGGGCGCTATCGCAGTTTGGTTGATTTAGCTAGCTAG